The sequence CCAGGAGCGGTACAAGTATTTCAATGGCATGGAAAACAACACGCCCATTTCGGCCAATTCCAACCAAGCTTATACGGCCTCAGGCTCTAACAAACCTGATAATGAAGACCTTAATGGTGACAACACCATAAACGAGGTCGAAAACTACTACGAGTACGAAATCGACCTCGAACCGGGAGGGCTGGAAGTCGGAAGAAACCACGTGGTCGGAAAATCCACAAGGAATGTCAACGGGCAAGACATTACTTGGTACCAATTCCGTATCCCTGTCCGGCAACCAGACAAGGTACAGGGAGATATTTCTGGCTTCAAGTCCCTCCGATTTATCCGTACCTACCTCACCGACTTCGAGCAGCCCGTGGTATTGAGGATGGCGCAGTTCCGGATGGTCGGCAGCCAATGGCGTACCTTCCGCGAGTCACTTTATGAGCGAGGGCTTTTTGAAGTACCCGAGCCCGATGTGTCCAACATGACCGTGGGCGTCGTCAACATCGAGGAAAATGGCCAAGGAAATTCCCGGCAAAGTCCCTACGTGCTTCCTCCGGGAATCAACCGTGACCGGGACAATACTTCCACAGTAGAGCGACAGCTCAATGAACAGTCGCTCAGCTTGTGCATAGACAACCTGCAAAGCCGTGATGCCAGGGCGGTGTTCAAAAACAGTAACCTGGATTTGGTACAGTATGGAAGGCTCAAAATGTTTTTCCATGCGGACAGTGAGGATGCTCTTGATGGTGAACTGACGGCTTTCTTAAGGCTCGGCACCGATTATACGGACAATTATTACGAGATCGAAGTACCGCTAAACATTACACCAAAAGGAACCCGCGATCCCAACCAAATCTGGCCAAGTGCCAATGAAATAGACATCGCCATTGAGGAGATCGTCGGGGTGAAATCTGCCAGGGACAATAGCCAGCACCCCCAAAACCTCCCCTATACCGAACAGATCCGCCAATATAATGTAACGGTGGTGGGACGGCCGGAACTGAATTATGTCCAAGGGCTGATGATCGGTGTCCGAAACCCTGCATCTACCGGAAGTGCCAGCAAATCGATCTGTGTATGGGCCAATGAACTGAGAGTGGTTGACTTCAACAAGTCCAACGGGTGGGCGGCCAATGCGCGGCTGAATGCCAAAATCGCCGATGTGGCCACCATTTCCAGTAGTATCCGTCATAATACCTTTGGCTTTGGCGGATTGGAAACGCGACTTTCCGAAAGATCTCGGGAATCCACCACCCGGTATGATGTTTCGGCAAATGTCCAAGTGGACAGGATACTTCCTGAAGGCCTCAATGTCAGCATTCCGATGTATGTCAGCATGGAAAACAGCACGACCAAACCACAGTTCGATCCGCTAAACCCGGATGTTCCCTTTGAATTGGCCCTGCGTAAATTCCGGACCAATTCGGAGCGGGAAGCCTATCGCGACCTGGTGCTCGACCAAGTGAAACGCCGAAACATCAGTTTCTCAAATGTGCGAAAACTGCCCAATGAAAAGAAGCAAAAAAACCACCTATACGATCTGTCAAACTTCTCATTTTCCTACGCCTATGGCCTGGTAAAACAGAGTAATATCAACACCGAGGATTATACCTATGAATCCTATCGGGGCAATATTTCCTATAATTATGCGCCCAATCCTGTCGTCGTGGAACCGTTTAAAAACTGGGGGATTTTCAGTAGTCCCTACCTTCAACTGATGCGGGATTTCAATCTCAACCTTGCGCCGAGCCAGATCACCGCAAGCTTGGACGTGGACCGAAAATTCATGCGTACCCAATACCGCAATGACCAATTGACCACCGAGGGAGTGGATCCGCTCTTCCAAAAGAGCTTCTACATCAACCGCTTTTTTGGCCTTAATTGGGACCTAACCAAGAACTTGAGCTTTGACTACCGGGCCAGTGTCAATGCCATTGTGGACGAACCCGAAGGAGACCTCGATACGGAAACCAAACAAGATTCGGTCAAAAGCAACGTCAAAAAACTGGGTCGCCCCACGAATTACAACCATTCCTTCATTGCCAACTACACGTTGCCGCTGGACAAGGTGCCGGCACTGGATTGGATAAGTGCAGATTTCAGGTATGAAGCCACTTACAGCTGGCTTACAGGGTCCATCGGCCAGCGCGACACGTTGGGGAATGTCATCCAAAACACCAGAAACAGGACACTAAACGGAAAGCTGGACTTTGTGAGCCTTTATAACAAATCCGCCAAACTACGTGCCCTGAACGCTCCAAAGCGGCCAAGTATTCCTGGCCAGAGGGGAAATCAGCAGGACAGCATCATCACGGATGGCTTTGGCAACGGCCTGCTTAAATTTGCCATGATGCTCAAAGAAATCTCAGGACAATACTCCATTACCGAGGGCACCTTTTTACCTGGATATATGGAAAATACAGGGCTTTTTGGACTGGACAGGAGCTTTATGAACCCAGGTCTTGGCTTTTTATTTGGCAGTCAAAATGCCAGCATCCGGCATGACCTGGCCGACAGGGGCGTCATGGCGCCCAGCTCGGAGCTCACCCAGGCCTTCAGGCAAAACCAAGTAAAAAACCTGCAGATTCAAGCCATGTTGGAACCGACGCGGGATTTCAGGATCACCTTGGACATGAGGAAAAGGGAAACGGGCCAGTACAGCGAAATTTTCCGGAAGGAAAGTGGTACCGATAGCGACTACCTCTCGGTAAATCCAAACCGGCTGGGAGCCTATAACATTACCTATAACATGATCAAGACCACCTTTGCCAAGGATGATGCCGATAACAACTCCCCCCTATTCGATGATTTTGAGTCCTACCGGTCCGTCATCAAGGGACGACTCGATGCGATCAATCCCGGAGGAGAATACAATATCAACGGTCAAGATGTATTGGTGCCGGCGTTTTTGGCAGCCTATAGTGGCAAATCCCCACAAGAAATCTCTCTAAACCCATTTCCAAAGTTTCCTTTGCCCAATTGGCGAGTGGAATATCGTGGACTTTCTAGATTGTCATGGTTTGAGGAAAACTTCAGTTCCATTAACCTGACGCATAACTATACTTCCACTTATGATGTCAGCAACTTCTCTTCTTCCTTGCTGTACCAAAACGGCCTAGAGCTGTACAACAAACTTGAAAATTATCCTGCGGCCAGCATGACCGATGAATATGGCAGTTATATTCCGGTATTTATCCTTAACCAGGTGGTGCTTTCCGAGCGGTTTGGCCCTTTCTTGGGCGTGGACATCCTGACCAAAAACAGGATGAACATATCCTTTGAGTTCAATAAGGAAAGGGCGATAGGACTGAACTTCTCCAACGCCCAGGTGACCGAACAGAAAAGTAAGGATTTCAGGTTTGAGCTGGGCTACACCAAATCCGGAGTCAAGATACCGTTCAAAATTCAAGGACAACAGGAAATACTGGACAATGACCTTGAAATAAGGGTCAGCACCAGTATCGTGGACACCCAAACCCTCCAACGGAAACTGGAGGAAGGCAGCACCATTACCAATGGCAATGTCAACTTACAGATAAGGCCAAGCCTAGGCTATATCATCAACCAAAACCTAAAAATCACCTTCTACTTTGACAGGACCGTAAATGATCCACGGATTACCACGGCCTATCGAAGAAGTTCCACCGCTTTTGGAGGCCAATTGCGATTTAATTTGGGCCAATAGGTTTTATGATTTGTCGAAAGCTTGTATTTTTGGCTTTACTTAATCCTAAATATAACATATGGACTTCCCTAAAGACTTAAAGTACACAAAAGACCACGAGTGGGTAAAAATCGAAGGCGAAACCGCTACCATTGGCATTACGGAATTTGCCCAAAGAGAATTGGGTGATATCGTTTACGTGGAAGTAGAAACTGTCGGTGAAACTATTGAGACCGGAGAAGTGTTCGGTACAGTAGAGGCGGTAAAAACCGTATCGGACCTATTCATGCCTTTAAATGGTGAAATCACTGAATTCAATGAAGAGCTGGAAGGTTCTCCTGAGCTGGTCAATGATTCACCTTATGAAGACGGTTGGATGATCAAGGTCAAATTGGAAGGAGCACTTCCTGACGACCTCCTGTCCGCCGAAGCTTACGCCGAACTGGTTGGTGAATAAGCAGCACTTTAGCGAAAGACTACTGCCGGCGATCATTTGGTCAGGCATTTTACTATGGTTGGTCCTTTCACCAGGCAACAAGCTGCCGGACGTACCGAAAGTACCGGGCATGGACAAAATTGGCCATTTTGGTCTATTTGCAGGACTGCTCTTCTTTTGGAACAGGGTTTGGAACCATTCCCAAAAGCCGTTTAG comes from Echinicola vietnamensis DSM 17526 and encodes:
- the sprA gene encoding cell surface protein SprA, yielding MAVFLLFGWQAAQAQGVSSDSIPSKLDSLEERRALPSFLLWDNYRTNPLYPNQSPLDYRSSPFYNQSPQEQQVEIELDSTLQYRVYDRLDSTDINPGYTFDFEEFSKIQELRMRQQYWRDRSKGMYGESAVSGRGLIPPITMSPTFDRLFGGSDINIVPTGYINLDFGGIFRRIDNPSIPIRQQQNGGFNFDQQIQMSVNGNLGEKMSINANFDSNNSFDFQNQLKVEYRGFEEDIIKSIEIGNVSMPVQNSLIQGSQNLFGVKTQLQFGKLFMTAVASTQRGQRDEIVIEGNGQGRPFELRASEYDDNRHFFLAHFFRDNYERWLRGLPQVLSGVNVTRVEVYIMNRANNTETLRNFTAFMDLGEGERIFRPGNPNIGSGTPGSPASNDANDLFDNLTANPNFRPYDQASNQIESGLELVKGTDFVQVNGARKLAENEYTFHRELGYLSLNRKILNDEVVAVSFEYTYNGQAYKVGEMSEDYQNRPESDVLFLKLLRPARINTNVPTWDLMMKNVYSFNANQIQKEGFQLQVIYRDDRTGLDNPSLLEGQQVKDVPLIRLMGLDNLNPQNDPAPDGNFDFVPGLTILPEKGMLIFPKLEPFGQTLADNFLPNEESLKDKFVYDTLYRTTKADAELVTRLNKYYIKGSLTAGSSSEIMLPGLNISEGSVIVNAGNIPLTEGVDYTVDYNIGRVVIINEGILASGKRISISFEKADLVSFQTRSLLGTRFDYIFNDNLTLGGTFLYLNERPNITRISTGSETIKNSLWGLDVNYSEKSRWLTKLADALPFTDTKDESLVTFSGEFAHLIPGTSNQVDGEGASYIDDFETAVTPFSLGGSPQSWKLSSTPKTEDNRFDMSMMTEDQLGSAYRRARLAWYNIDNVFYRRSGQGVPENITDEDRQNYYVKSFSPQEIFEGRDQDAIVLPEPLFDLAYYPSERGMYNYNPNLNNEGLLPNPEDNYGGISRVITSDVDFDRTNIEYIEFWMLDPFISGPNGRVLDGVFNENNTTGGKLVFNLGEISEDVMKDGRQAFENGLPKDGDPSETTENEWGRVTNQQYLTPGFDNSPESRAFQDVGLDGLSSEQEVDYFQDRFLSRLNVNADAYARIEADPSGDTFQYYLGDELDQQNIKIQERYKYFNGMENNTPISANSNQAYTASGSNKPDNEDLNGDNTINEVENYYEYEIDLEPGGLEVGRNHVVGKSTRNVNGQDITWYQFRIPVRQPDKVQGDISGFKSLRFIRTYLTDFEQPVVLRMAQFRMVGSQWRTFRESLYERGLFEVPEPDVSNMTVGVVNIEENGQGNSRQSPYVLPPGINRDRDNTSTVERQLNEQSLSLCIDNLQSRDARAVFKNSNLDLVQYGRLKMFFHADSEDALDGELTAFLRLGTDYTDNYYEIEVPLNITPKGTRDPNQIWPSANEIDIAIEEIVGVKSARDNSQHPQNLPYTEQIRQYNVTVVGRPELNYVQGLMIGVRNPASTGSASKSICVWANELRVVDFNKSNGWAANARLNAKIADVATISSSIRHNTFGFGGLETRLSERSRESTTRYDVSANVQVDRILPEGLNVSIPMYVSMENSTTKPQFDPLNPDVPFELALRKFRTNSEREAYRDLVLDQVKRRNISFSNVRKLPNEKKQKNHLYDLSNFSFSYAYGLVKQSNINTEDYTYESYRGNISYNYAPNPVVVEPFKNWGIFSSPYLQLMRDFNLNLAPSQITASLDVDRKFMRTQYRNDQLTTEGVDPLFQKSFYINRFFGLNWDLTKNLSFDYRASVNAIVDEPEGDLDTETKQDSVKSNVKKLGRPTNYNHSFIANYTLPLDKVPALDWISADFRYEATYSWLTGSIGQRDTLGNVIQNTRNRTLNGKLDFVSLYNKSAKLRALNAPKRPSIPGQRGNQQDSIITDGFGNGLLKFAMMLKEISGQYSITEGTFLPGYMENTGLFGLDRSFMNPGLGFLFGSQNASIRHDLADRGVMAPSSELTQAFRQNQVKNLQIQAMLEPTRDFRITLDMRKRETGQYSEIFRKESGTDSDYLSVNPNRLGAYNITYNMIKTTFAKDDADNNSPLFDDFESYRSVIKGRLDAINPGGEYNINGQDVLVPAFLAAYSGKSPQEISLNPFPKFPLPNWRVEYRGLSRLSWFEENFSSINLTHNYTSTYDVSNFSSSLLYQNGLELYNKLENYPAASMTDEYGSYIPVFILNQVVLSERFGPFLGVDILTKNRMNISFEFNKERAIGLNFSNAQVTEQKSKDFRFELGYTKSGVKIPFKIQGQQEILDNDLEIRVSTSIVDTQTLQRKLEEGSTITNGNVNLQIRPSLGYIINQNLKITFYFDRTVNDPRITTAYRRSSTAFGGQLRFNLGQ
- the gcvH gene encoding glycine cleavage system protein GcvH; its protein translation is MDFPKDLKYTKDHEWVKIEGETATIGITEFAQRELGDIVYVEVETVGETIETGEVFGTVEAVKTVSDLFMPLNGEITEFNEELEGSPELVNDSPYEDGWMIKVKLEGALPDDLLSAEAYAELVGE
- a CDS encoding VanZ family protein encodes the protein MNKQHFSERLLPAIIWSGILLWLVLSPGNKLPDVPKVPGMDKIGHFGLFAGLLFFWNRVWNHSQKPFSKKIFITNYLVLGIIFAILVEWLQLLAPHRTFDLWDIAANLLGSAVGTICFYILYKKKSKLV